The following coding sequences are from one Candidatus Nitrohelix vancouverensis window:
- a CDS encoding porin has product MNKNPSILSFIFIPALLLCLATGVHANDDLLEVLRDNRTISAEQYEQLKKKREQEASQKNSKGFEFGKKGDDFRLKVGGRIQTDAAFYDENTRFGDGAEVRRVRLELEGRLYRHWRFALGMDYSGNAVSLNDSWLGYYGIRNTNFKIGHFKEPFSLEELSSSKYHPFMERSLANAFVPGRNLGLQASFNGANWTVAVGGFGEGVGDNRVKGEGHGTTARATLSPFGNSMHLGVSGTYRVPQDATSSATIDSRPESHVTSIRTVNTGTISNIDHFTTIGFEWAQFLGALSLQGEYMIHNIERTQNANAQLDGGYVLASWFLTGENRNYSPSKGKFGMIVPNKNFGDGGPGAWEVAFRYSFIDLNDRPITGGQQENYGASVNWYVNPKIRFQLNYQHANTDPIADNLNLNIIQARAQVFF; this is encoded by the coding sequence ATGAACAAAAATCCAAGTATCCTCAGCTTCATTTTCATCCCGGCCCTACTCCTTTGCCTCGCGACAGGCGTGCATGCAAACGATGATCTGCTTGAAGTCCTGCGGGACAATCGCACGATCAGCGCCGAACAATACGAGCAATTGAAAAAGAAACGCGAGCAGGAGGCATCGCAAAAAAATTCCAAGGGTTTTGAGTTTGGCAAAAAAGGCGATGATTTTCGTTTGAAGGTTGGCGGACGCATTCAAACCGACGCCGCCTTTTACGATGAAAACACCCGCTTCGGAGATGGAGCTGAAGTGCGCCGGGTCCGGCTGGAGTTGGAAGGACGATTGTACCGTCACTGGAGATTTGCGCTTGGTATGGATTATTCAGGAAACGCAGTGAGCCTCAACGATTCCTGGCTGGGTTATTACGGCATCAGGAATACCAATTTTAAAATCGGTCATTTCAAGGAACCCTTCAGTCTGGAGGAACTAAGCAGTTCCAAATACCATCCCTTCATGGAACGTTCGCTGGCAAACGCATTCGTTCCAGGCCGCAACTTAGGTCTGCAGGCGAGTTTCAACGGCGCCAACTGGACAGTTGCCGTCGGCGGATTTGGCGAGGGCGTCGGAGATAACCGGGTGAAAGGCGAAGGCCACGGAACCACGGCCCGCGCCACGCTTTCCCCTTTCGGCAATTCCATGCATCTGGGAGTGTCCGGAACCTACCGCGTTCCCCAGGATGCAACAAGTAGCGCGACCATCGACAGCCGACCCGAATCGCATGTGACTTCGATCCGAACCGTCAATACAGGCACAATCTCCAACATAGACCATTTCACCACCATTGGCTTCGAGTGGGCGCAATTCCTGGGAGCGTTGTCTCTGCAAGGGGAGTACATGATTCACAACATCGAGCGGACGCAAAACGCCAACGCTCAGTTGGATGGCGGTTACGTTCTCGCCTCCTGGTTTCTCACCGGCGAGAACCGCAATTACAGCCCCAGCAAGGGGAAGTTTGGAATGATCGTCCCCAACAAGAATTTTGGAGATGGCGGACCGGGCGCCTGGGAAGTCGCGTTTCGTTACAGTTTCATCGACCTGAACGACCGCCCGATCACAGGCGGACAACAAGAGAACTATGGCGCTTCGGTCAACTGGTACGTCAACCCCAAAATCAGATTTCAGCTCAATTATCAACACGCCAATACCGATCCGATCGCAGACAACCTCAACCTGAACATCATTCAGGCGCGGGCGCAGGTTTTCTTTTAA
- a CDS encoding AAA domain-containing protein has translation MRELLLAMPQERNLSTLLEMVVGKTVDDPYLMLTRIWLIRPGDRCDSCPLREVCIDQTRCLHLVAQKYSLEFDPGTAELEDDYIRIPLSVGKVGRCAVTGETEDATNIEEDFERTISRNWADKNGATGMAALPLVFHGKVLGVFGTVMWRDVEVEGEGLFWGRLVADNLAGAIVNAEAFEKIESLNKQLEDDFEYLSQELVESQAFGDIIGQSPALNTMGRKIEMVADTEANVLITGESGTGKELVAREIHQRSRRSRRPLIKVNCASIPKDLYESEFFGHVRGAFTGAIQDRKGRFELANGGTLFLDEVGEIPLEVQSKLLRVLQEGEYERLGDERTKTTDVRILAATNRELKQDVQKGLFRQDLYYRLNVFQIELPPLKERPEDIPLLVNHFIGLAEKRFNKQIKPVSSRQMARLQKYDWPGNIRELQNLVERAIITAHSGKLKFDIPDSDPDRDVEIANDLPQPQAILSENEMKRREKENILLALERCGGKIYGTEGAANLLGVKPTTLATRIQAMGLKKKYVK, from the coding sequence ATGAGGGAGTTGCTGTTGGCAATGCCGCAGGAGAGAAACCTGTCCACCCTGCTGGAAATGGTGGTTGGCAAGACGGTTGACGATCCTTATTTGATGCTCACTCGTATTTGGCTGATCCGTCCCGGCGACAGATGCGATTCCTGTCCTCTGCGTGAGGTCTGCATTGACCAGACCCGGTGCCTGCACCTGGTCGCGCAAAAATACAGCCTGGAATTTGATCCCGGGACCGCAGAACTGGAGGATGATTACATTCGTATTCCACTGAGTGTGGGAAAAGTAGGGCGCTGTGCGGTGACCGGAGAGACTGAGGATGCGACAAATATAGAGGAAGATTTCGAGAGAACTATCTCGCGAAACTGGGCGGACAAAAACGGCGCGACTGGTATGGCGGCTCTGCCGCTTGTTTTTCATGGCAAGGTGCTTGGCGTTTTTGGAACCGTGATGTGGCGTGATGTGGAGGTGGAAGGGGAGGGCTTATTCTGGGGAAGACTGGTGGCGGACAATCTTGCGGGTGCGATCGTCAATGCGGAAGCGTTTGAAAAAATTGAAAGCCTGAACAAACAATTGGAAGACGATTTTGAATATCTAAGCCAGGAGCTTGTGGAGTCTCAGGCTTTTGGCGACATCATCGGTCAAAGTCCGGCCTTGAACACAATGGGGCGAAAGATTGAGATGGTCGCCGACACCGAGGCGAATGTATTGATAACGGGTGAGTCCGGAACGGGTAAGGAGTTGGTGGCGCGGGAAATTCATCAGAGAAGCCGACGCTCGCGGCGCCCTCTGATCAAGGTCAACTGCGCCTCTATCCCAAAGGACTTATATGAAAGTGAATTTTTTGGTCATGTGAGGGGAGCGTTCACCGGAGCGATTCAGGACCGCAAGGGACGCTTTGAACTTGCCAATGGAGGAACCCTGTTCCTCGATGAAGTGGGCGAAATTCCTCTGGAAGTTCAGAGCAAGTTGTTGAGAGTCTTGCAAGAAGGCGAGTATGAACGCTTGGGCGATGAGCGCACGAAGACGACCGATGTGCGTATTCTTGCCGCAACCAATCGGGAATTGAAACAGGATGTACAGAAGGGATTATTCCGCCAGGATTTATATTATCGCCTGAATGTATTTCAAATTGAATTGCCGCCGCTGAAGGAGAGACCGGAGGATATCCCCCTGCTGGTGAATCATTTCATAGGCCTGGCTGAGAAGCGGTTCAACAAACAAATCAAGCCGGTTTCTTCGCGTCAAATGGCCCGATTGCAAAAGTACGATTGGCCCGGCAATATCCGGGAACTTCAGAATTTGGTGGAGCGGGCGATCATCACTGCGCATTCTGGAAAGTTGAAATTTGATATTCCAGATTCCGACCCGGATCGGGATGTTGAGATTGCGAATGATCTCCCCCAGCCCCAAGCGATCCTTTCTGAAAATGAAATGAAGCGCAGGGAGAAAGAAAATATCCTGCTCGCATTGGAGCGTTGCGGCGGAAAAATTTACGGGACAGAGGGAGCCGCAAATCTATTGGGCGTCAAGCCGACGACGCTGGCGACGCGCATTCAGGCCATGGGTCTCAAGAAAAAATACGTTAAATGA
- the nhaA gene encoding Na+/H+ antiporter NhaA, producing the protein MNDVSLNPVEKKVARMLSPFEKFIESQTSTGLLLAGATCLAMVFANSDMNRMYREVILTDVGLLVGSSQFTMSLEEWVGSGFMALFFFLLGLELKRECLAGEMQNPRQIGIVLSAALGGMVLPALIYYLTNLDSGYQQGWAIAMATDTAFALGALAFFARKVSRELFVFLTGLAIFDDLGAITVIAVYYTESLHLEALLRAGAVLVLLIGMNISGVRAAWAYFILGLVLWMFVHESGVHATVAGVLVALTIPARPSLQSGRFVQRVRKLISKFERRQESENEVLSDQKQSGLMLNIEEVARQASTPLQRWETKLENPIALVVLPVFALCSAGIRLSDQDLGSVLSSFVSLGIIGGLVVGKPLGIFLFSKAAVKLGLGSLPEGMGNKELLGVGLLAGMGFTMSIFIAMLAFKGQPLLIEEAKLAILISTFLSGLLGILWLALATRNRIDSN; encoded by the coding sequence ATGAATGACGTCTCTTTAAATCCCGTTGAAAAGAAAGTGGCGAGAATGCTTTCGCCGTTCGAAAAATTCATTGAAAGCCAAACCTCTACGGGACTACTGCTTGCGGGCGCCACCTGCCTGGCAATGGTGTTTGCGAATTCGGATATGAACCGCATGTATCGTGAAGTGATTCTTACCGATGTGGGGCTTCTTGTTGGGTCCAGTCAGTTCACCATGTCGCTTGAAGAGTGGGTGGGAAGCGGTTTCATGGCCTTGTTTTTCTTTCTCCTTGGTCTGGAATTAAAACGCGAGTGTCTGGCGGGTGAAATGCAAAACCCGCGTCAGATTGGCATTGTCTTAAGCGCTGCTTTAGGCGGGATGGTTCTCCCTGCACTGATCTATTATCTGACCAATCTCGATTCGGGTTATCAGCAGGGCTGGGCGATTGCCATGGCGACGGACACCGCTTTCGCGCTGGGAGCCTTGGCATTTTTTGCGCGCAAGGTGAGCCGCGAGCTTTTTGTATTCTTGACGGGACTGGCGATATTTGACGACTTGGGCGCCATCACGGTGATCGCTGTTTATTATACGGAGTCGCTTCATCTGGAAGCTTTGCTAAGAGCCGGGGCGGTCCTTGTATTATTGATCGGCATGAATATTTCCGGCGTGCGCGCCGCATGGGCGTATTTTATCCTGGGTCTTGTTTTATGGATGTTCGTTCATGAATCCGGCGTCCATGCGACGGTTGCAGGGGTGCTTGTTGCCTTGACCATCCCGGCGCGTCCGAGTCTGCAATCGGGTCGGTTTGTTCAGCGGGTGCGCAAGTTGATTTCAAAATTTGAACGGAGACAGGAATCGGAAAATGAAGTTTTATCGGATCAAAAGCAGAGCGGTCTGATGCTGAATATTGAGGAGGTCGCTCGCCAGGCGTCGACTCCGCTCCAACGCTGGGAAACGAAACTGGAAAACCCGATTGCTTTGGTCGTCCTTCCCGTTTTCGCCTTGTGTAGTGCGGGGATCCGTCTGTCGGACCAGGATCTTGGGAGCGTGTTGAGTTCGTTCGTCTCTCTTGGAATCATCGGAGGGTTGGTCGTGGGAAAACCGCTTGGCATATTTCTTTTTAGCAAAGCGGCGGTTAAACTGGGCCTGGGTTCTCTGCCTGAGGGCATGGGCAACAAGGAGTTGCTTGGCGTTGGCTTGTTGGCGGGAATGGGTTTTACGATGTCGATATTCATCGCCATGCTGGCGTTTAAAGGGCAGCCTTTACTGATAGAAGAAGCAAAACTGGCGATCCTGATTTCAACCTTTCTGTCCGGGTTATTGGGCATTCTCTGGTTGGCGTTGGCTACCAGAAATCGTATCGATTCGAATTAA
- the modC gene encoding molybdenum ABC transporter ATP-binding protein, with the protein MNRLTAKFDVSFPDFALKADIDIPLEGFTAVFGPSGCGKTTLLRCLSGLTRADDGFMQVGDTVWQDERRGLFLSASERPIGYVFQDARLFAHLNVEGNLRYGMKRRSSKTDSYDQIIDILDLRRLLQARPRQLSGGEKQRVAVGRALLTQPQLLLMDEPLAALDAARKQEILPYFQRMQETLNIPVIYVTHSLNEVLQLVDTMVMLDRGRIIATGPIAEVFSSVGLKKHVGSAMVGAVLDATVMEQDDEYKLTLLQTGEHTLYAPHQDAPVGSRLRIHIHASDVFLTTSPLSEQTSVLNTLPAVIQEISNASAKEATVDIKLDVGSPLLATITRKSLELLKLSVGQKVYANIKALRTVYDIE; encoded by the coding sequence ATGAATCGTTTGACCGCAAAATTTGATGTTTCATTTCCCGACTTCGCTCTCAAGGCCGATATCGATATTCCCCTGGAGGGATTCACCGCTGTCTTCGGCCCTTCCGGTTGCGGCAAAACCACCCTGCTACGCTGTCTGTCCGGACTGACTCGCGCCGACGACGGATTCATGCAGGTTGGCGATACCGTGTGGCAGGACGAAAGACGGGGACTGTTTTTGAGCGCCAGCGAACGACCCATCGGCTACGTCTTTCAGGATGCCCGACTGTTCGCTCATTTAAACGTTGAGGGAAATCTTCGCTACGGAATGAAACGTCGATCTTCCAAGACCGACAGCTACGATCAGATCATCGACATTCTGGATCTGCGCCGGTTACTGCAAGCGCGCCCGCGACAACTCTCAGGCGGAGAAAAACAACGCGTCGCCGTTGGCAGAGCCTTGCTCACGCAACCGCAATTACTGCTCATGGACGAACCGCTCGCCGCGCTCGACGCCGCAAGAAAACAGGAAATCCTCCCCTATTTCCAGCGCATGCAGGAGACCCTGAATATTCCCGTCATCTACGTCACCCACTCGCTCAATGAAGTCCTGCAGCTGGTCGACACCATGGTGATGCTGGATCGCGGGCGGATCATCGCAACCGGCCCCATCGCCGAGGTGTTCTCCAGCGTCGGCCTGAAGAAACATGTTGGCTCCGCCATGGTAGGCGCGGTCCTCGACGCCACCGTCATGGAGCAAGACGACGAATACAAGCTGACCCTTCTGCAAACGGGTGAACACACCCTGTACGCTCCGCATCAGGATGCGCCGGTTGGAAGTCGACTTCGTATTCATATACATGCATCGGATGTGTTCCTGACCACATCCCCCCTGTCTGAGCAGACCAGCGTTTTGAACACGCTTCCGGCGGTGATTCAGGAAATCTCAAACGCTTCGGCGAAGGAAGCAACCGTCGATATCAAGCTCGACGTTGGCAGTCCGCTTCTGGCAACCATCACCCGAAAATCCCTGGAGCTATTGAAACTGAGTGTTGGGCAGAAAGTCTATGCAAATATCAAGGCTCTGCGAACGGTGTACGATATCGAATGA
- a CDS encoding cytochrome C-554, whose amino-acid sequence MKAEARSKKKIELTEEEEAFVKKLGIKKRKTKKLVKTLRKRPRYVGSTKCNGSCHDPYYKAWKNSPHGKTYQLLKPGQRAEAKKRVNLDPEKDYTSSPLCLRCHTTGYRQSGGFRPAGTKSRKGRDISTRIDPEEPNKEQVGCEMCHSVAGGRHLRAIMKSTRGKFSKSDTEQYGQRWDYENACTRCHTHSKTPFQPEVHEKYKFDFKERVKHVHPVDTYWSEDNQDQKLEHIKERNDEVAISETKPLEIENFIVKKGRLRFQKSSMPYDRKKKTFRYQEE is encoded by the coding sequence ATGAAAGCGGAAGCGAGGAGCAAGAAAAAAATAGAATTGACGGAAGAAGAAGAGGCCTTCGTAAAAAAACTGGGCATCAAGAAGAGGAAAACCAAAAAACTGGTTAAAACCTTGCGCAAGCGACCGCGCTATGTCGGCTCCACCAAATGCAACGGCAGTTGCCATGATCCTTACTACAAGGCTTGGAAAAATTCTCCGCACGGCAAGACCTACCAATTGCTAAAGCCCGGGCAACGCGCTGAGGCCAAAAAGAGAGTGAATCTGGATCCTGAAAAAGATTACACAAGCAGTCCCCTTTGCCTCCGATGCCATACAACGGGCTACCGCCAGAGCGGCGGATTCAGACCCGCAGGAACCAAGAGCCGAAAGGGCAGGGACATTAGCACGCGTATTGATCCCGAGGAACCCAACAAGGAGCAGGTGGGTTGTGAGATGTGTCATTCCGTCGCGGGAGGCAGGCACCTTCGCGCTATCATGAAATCAACGCGCGGCAAGTTCAGCAAATCGGACACCGAACAATACGGTCAGCGCTGGGATTATGAAAACGCCTGTACCCGCTGTCACACGCATTCCAAAACGCCGTTCCAGCCGGAAGTGCACGAAAAATATAAATTTGATTTTAAGGAAAGGGTCAAACACGTCCACCCGGTGGACACGTACTGGTCTGAAGACAATCAGGACCAGAAACTCGAGCATATCAAAGAAAGAAACGACGAGGTGGCGATATCAGAAACAAAGCCGCTGGAGATAGAAAACTTTATCGTTAAAAAAGGACGACTGCGGTTTCAAAAAAGCAGTATGCCTTACGACAGGAAAAAGAAAACGTTTCGCTATCAAGAAGAGTGA
- a CDS encoding amidoligase enzyme — protein MKNSFIQPPRLLNDSGEMRKVGFELEFAAQDCLMIAEKVREIYGGDLEKLNQHYYKIIDTDLGDFSVQLDTQIVHPDNVDPNGSEAGVIDNFFNVEAKEKLCELIGDVGKVVVPYEVVTAPIPLDRLDELNVLIEALQALGAEGTDESFFYAFGVHINPEAPSLKSESILRHLQAFLLLSDWLHEVMNIDLARRISPYINTFPRSYAKRVLSPGYTPDRDQLIEDYLAENPTRNRELDFLPLFTHVEADFVQERLDDGLTSARPTYHYRLPDCRLNDADWSLSLEWNFWVQVERLADDPVALRTLGDAYLEHFETLIPGDWGIEVEKWMEQKNDR, from the coding sequence ATGAAAAATTCATTCATTCAACCGCCGCGATTACTCAATGATTCTGGTGAGATGCGAAAAGTAGGATTTGAACTGGAATTCGCCGCGCAGGATTGCTTGATGATCGCTGAAAAGGTTCGGGAAATTTATGGCGGTGATCTTGAAAAGCTGAATCAGCATTATTACAAAATTATTGATACGGATTTGGGAGATTTTTCCGTTCAACTGGATACGCAAATTGTTCATCCGGACAATGTCGATCCTAACGGAAGCGAGGCCGGCGTCATTGACAATTTTTTCAATGTTGAAGCAAAGGAAAAGTTGTGCGAGTTGATTGGGGATGTTGGAAAGGTTGTGGTGCCTTACGAAGTGGTCACCGCTCCGATCCCTTTGGACCGTTTGGATGAATTGAATGTTTTGATCGAGGCCTTGCAAGCTCTGGGCGCAGAAGGGACTGATGAATCTTTTTTTTACGCTTTTGGCGTGCATATCAATCCAGAAGCCCCTTCTTTAAAATCAGAGTCGATACTGCGCCATTTGCAGGCGTTTCTCCTGCTCAGCGATTGGTTGCATGAAGTCATGAATATCGATCTGGCTCGTCGGATTTCTCCTTATATCAACACCTTTCCGCGATCCTATGCGAAGCGGGTTCTGTCTCCAGGCTATACGCCAGATAGGGATCAATTGATCGAAGATTATTTAGCGGAGAACCCGACCCGGAATCGGGAGTTGGATTTTCTACCGTTGTTCACGCATGTGGAGGCCGATTTCGTTCAGGAACGATTGGACGACGGATTGACGTCAGCCCGCCCGACCTATCATTACCGGCTTCCCGATTGTCGTTTGAACGACGCGGACTGGAGTTTGTCTCTGGAATGGAATTTCTGGGTTCAAGTGGAGCGCCTTGCAGACGATCCTGTTGCCTTGCGAACGCTTGGCGACGCCTATCTTGAGCATTTTGAAACATTGATTCCCGGAGATTGGGGAATTGAGGTTGAGAAATGGATGGAACAAAAAAACGATCGTTGA
- a CDS encoding LysR family transcriptional regulator — translation MRNLPNFNHLYYFWIIAREGSIKKAGQKLNLTQPGLSGQLKSLEDYFGKKLFDRKIRKLVLNDAGRVALEYCSNIFSLAEEMEYAVKQIQPKKQTLVRVGVLPSLSATHIHEFVVPLWKDKTVLVSVVENNLDELLFQLESKNLEIVLSDREVPHKRRLFSFRLRPRRIIAVGNHEFASARKNFPASLNHLPMIQLTEHSQIHDEIQRYFARHKIKPQIVGEADDVTLLRLAAIQGHGVAVLPENTANEAIAQGLLIRLGELKNVKSDMWALASADSKKIKIVEKTINRFLSKV, via the coding sequence ATGAGAAATCTTCCAAATTTCAATCATCTGTATTATTTCTGGATCATTGCCAGAGAAGGTTCCATCAAGAAAGCAGGGCAGAAGCTCAATCTCACTCAACCGGGGCTGAGCGGGCAGTTGAAAAGTCTTGAAGATTATTTCGGAAAAAAATTATTTGACCGGAAGATACGTAAGTTGGTTCTTAACGATGCGGGTCGGGTGGCGCTCGAGTATTGCAGTAATATTTTCAGCCTTGCCGAGGAGATGGAATACGCGGTCAAACAAATTCAGCCCAAAAAACAAACGCTGGTGCGCGTTGGCGTTCTCCCCTCGTTGTCGGCGACGCATATTCATGAATTCGTTGTTCCCTTGTGGAAGGATAAAACCGTATTGGTGAGCGTGGTCGAAAACAATCTGGACGAATTGTTGTTTCAACTCGAAAGCAAGAATCTGGAAATCGTGCTCAGCGATCGCGAGGTGCCTCATAAAAGGCGCTTGTTCAGCTTTCGACTGCGCCCGCGGAGGATCATTGCGGTTGGAAATCATGAGTTTGCCTCTGCCAGGAAAAATTTTCCAGCATCCCTGAATCATCTTCCAATGATTCAGTTGACCGAGCACAGCCAGATCCATGACGAAATTCAACGTTATTTTGCGCGTCATAAAATAAAACCTCAGATCGTTGGCGAAGCGGACGATGTGACCTTGCTTCGCCTGGCGGCTATTCAGGGGCATGGGGTTGCGGTGCTTCCAGAGAATACCGCAAACGAGGCGATCGCTCAGGGTTTGCTGATCAGGTTGGGGGAATTGAAGAATGTGAAGTCGGACATGTGGGCGTTAGCGAGCGCCGATTCAAAAAAAATAAAAATCGTTGAAAAAACAATCAACCGATTTCTGTCGAAAGTTTAG
- a CDS encoding peptidylprolyl isomerase has protein sequence MIKKNDVVTMSYTLKDSEGTELGRTETEEPLNYLHGAGNIVPGLEEAIEGLGVGDKKEVTVSPEKGYGEPIPELKLQIARTNFPKDVDIKPNMQFSADLDGREHVFNVESIEGDQVNVNGNHPLAGETLHFNVEILGVRDATQEELEHGHVHDGHSHH, from the coding sequence GTGATTAAAAAAAATGACGTTGTAACCATGAGCTATACCTTGAAAGATTCAGAGGGAACGGAGCTTGGCAGGACCGAAACCGAAGAACCTTTGAATTATTTGCACGGGGCGGGAAATATCGTGCCCGGGCTGGAGGAAGCTATTGAAGGGTTGGGAGTTGGAGACAAAAAAGAAGTGACTGTCTCTCCCGAAAAAGGCTATGGGGAACCTATTCCCGAGCTGAAATTGCAAATTGCGCGCACCAATTTCCCCAAAGATGTCGATATCAAACCGAATATGCAATTTTCAGCCGATCTCGATGGCAGGGAGCATGTCTTCAACGTGGAAAGTATTGAAGGCGATCAGGTCAACGTCAACGGGAACCACCCTCTGGCAGGTGAGACGCTCCACTTTAACGTGGAAATCCTTGGAGTTCGAGATGCGACGCAAGAGGAATTGGAGCACGGACACGTGCACGATGGACACTCGCATCATTAA
- the modA gene encoding molybdate ABC transporter substrate-binding protein → MKHRIQNPQTMNQCKSIPIASLQCIVILLTILGSDLPFVHAESTRAAVASNFHNPFSEIVRSFEKQSGHSVQIVAGSTGKLYAQIIHGAPFDLFLSADQQRPRLLVDQGKAVAGSLITYAAGRISLWSLKNDIQASEADAVLRIGNFSHLAIANPKTAPYGLAAMQTLIKMGLWDSIRTRLVQGENIGQTFQFVASQNAELGFVSLSQILDPSNAFDRNNRWDVPETFHDPLRQDVVILNRGAENPATQALWKFLKSDTAQDIIKRYGYGLK, encoded by the coding sequence ATGAAACATCGCATTCAGAATCCGCAAACAATGAACCAATGCAAATCAATCCCGATCGCCTCTCTCCAATGCATTGTCATACTGCTGACAATCCTCGGTTCGGACCTGCCCTTTGTCCATGCCGAATCCACCCGAGCGGCGGTGGCTTCGAATTTCCATAATCCCTTCAGTGAAATCGTTCGCTCCTTTGAAAAACAAAGCGGCCACAGCGTTCAGATCGTCGCGGGATCGACGGGAAAACTCTATGCGCAGATTATCCACGGCGCGCCTTTCGATCTGTTCCTCTCCGCCGACCAGCAACGACCGCGCCTCCTTGTCGATCAGGGGAAAGCCGTCGCAGGATCACTGATCACCTATGCCGCCGGAAGAATTTCCTTGTGGAGCCTGAAAAATGATATACAAGCGAGTGAAGCGGATGCGGTTTTAAGGATTGGAAACTTTTCTCATCTGGCCATCGCCAATCCAAAGACCGCGCCTTACGGGCTGGCGGCGATGCAAACCCTGATAAAAATGGGACTCTGGGACTCGATTCGAACGCGACTGGTGCAAGGAGAAAATATAGGACAGACCTTTCAATTCGTCGCGTCGCAAAACGCGGAACTCGGTTTCGTCTCTCTCTCGCAAATTCTGGATCCATCAAACGCGTTCGATAGAAACAACCGCTGGGATGTTCCTGAAACTTTTCACGATCCCTTGCGGCAGGATGTCGTCATACTCAACCGAGGCGCAGAGAACCCTGCAACTCAGGCATTGTGGAAATTCCTGAAAAGCGACACAGCGCAAGATATTATCAAACGATACGGATACGGTTTGAAATGA
- the modB gene encoding molybdate ABC transporter permease subunit, whose product MNTSQLDFQAVFLTLKLASATVALLLVIGIPIAWWLAHTRSRYRPYIEAVVALPLVLPPTVLGFYLLILLGPNGWLGGPFSAATGAPLSFSFTGLVIASSIYSLPFVVQPLHSSFEAVGKEPLEAAWTLGASKWDAFWTVASPLAIRGYVTALVLGFAHTLGEFGVVLMVGGSIPGETKVISIEIYEKVETLDYGNAHLLSAGLLIFSFLVLLIVYIINRRLPVHV is encoded by the coding sequence ATGAATACTTCTCAACTCGATTTTCAGGCTGTCTTCCTGACCCTGAAGCTGGCTTCTGCCACCGTCGCTCTACTACTCGTCATCGGCATCCCCATCGCCTGGTGGCTGGCGCACACGCGCTCGCGTTACCGACCCTACATCGAAGCCGTGGTGGCCCTGCCGCTGGTGCTACCGCCGACCGTTCTTGGATTTTACCTGCTGATTTTATTGGGGCCGAACGGATGGCTGGGCGGCCCCTTCAGCGCTGCTACTGGCGCGCCTTTGTCTTTCAGTTTTACCGGGCTGGTCATCGCGTCTTCCATTTATTCGCTTCCCTTCGTCGTTCAACCCCTGCACAGTTCCTTCGAGGCGGTGGGGAAGGAACCGCTCGAAGCCGCATGGACGCTGGGCGCCTCCAAATGGGACGCCTTCTGGACCGTCGCTTCGCCGCTGGCGATTCGCGGCTACGTCACCGCGCTGGTCTTGGGGTTCGCCCACACGCTCGGAGAATTCGGCGTCGTGCTGATGGTCGGAGGGAGCATTCCCGGCGAAACCAAAGTGATCTCGATAGAAATCTATGAGAAGGTAGAAACTCTTGATTACGGCAACGCTCACCTGCTATCCGCAGGGCTTCTTATTTTTTCATTTCTTGTTCTTCTCATTGTTTACATAATCAATCGGCGCTTGCCGGTACATGTCTAA